The following proteins are encoded in a genomic region of Hydra vulgaris chromosome 05, alternate assembly HydraT2T_AEP:
- the LOC136080155 gene encoding uncharacterized protein LOC136080155, with product MSARIKGKIYRTVVRPAMLYGLETVALTKRQVRVMEVSEMKMLRFLFGVTKKDRIRNEFIRGSAHVACFGDKVRESILRWFGHVQRRRESYIGRKVLGWNFQVRGGEVDLRGGLWMQWWRI from the coding sequence ATGTCGGCTAGAATTAAGGGTAAGATCTATAGGACAGTAGTGAGACCTGCTATGTTGTATGGACTGGAGACAGTGGCACTGACAAAGAGACAAGTGAGGGTGATGGAGGTGTCTGAGATGAAGATGTTAAGATTCTTATTTGGAGTGACGAAGAAGGATAGGATCAGAAATGAGTTTATTAGAGGATCAGCACATGTAGCATGTTTTGGAGATAAAGTTAGAGAATCGATATTGAGATGGTTTGGACATGTACAGAGGAGACGGGAAAGCTATATTGGCAGGAAGGTTTTGGGATGGAACTTCCAGGTAAGAGGAGGAGAGGTAGACCTAAGAGGAGGTCTATGGATGCAGTGGTGGAGGATATGA